The following are from one region of the Lacinutrix sp. Bg11-31 genome:
- a CDS encoding PQQ-dependent sugar dehydrogenase — translation MGTKKLAYFVLLLLTFSACAQDKNPINNKNSHEVIVSELTNPWGFVFLPDSSMLITEKEGKIIHFKNKTKKEIKGLPEIYVRGQGGLLDINIHPDYKNNGWIYFSYASPKGEEKGGNTAIMRAKIKNDSLIEKELLYKAEPNTTKGQHFGSRILFDKEGYLYFSIGERGNRDENPQDITRDGGKIYRLNDDGSIPNDNPFTNSKGAKKAIWSYGHRNPQGMELHPETQDIWTHEHGPKGGDEINIIRKGKNYGWPVITYGKNYSGTSITDETKREGMEEPLHYWDPSIAPSGLSFISSDKYGDWKGSLLVGSLKFSYLDRCEIKNGKVEKEERLLAGIGRVRSIEQGPDGYIYVGVENLGIVKLIRH, via the coding sequence ATGGGAACAAAAAAACTAGCTTACTTTGTACTGTTATTGCTCACTTTTTCGGCTTGTGCTCAAGATAAAAACCCAATAAATAATAAAAATTCTCACGAGGTTATAGTTTCAGAACTAACAAATCCTTGGGGATTTGTATTTTTACCTGACAGTTCTATGCTAATTACAGAGAAAGAAGGTAAAATAATTCACTTTAAAAACAAGACTAAAAAAGAAATTAAAGGCTTGCCAGAAATCTATGTTCGTGGTCAAGGTGGACTATTAGATATTAATATTCATCCAGATTATAAAAACAACGGTTGGATCTACTTCTCTTATGCTTCACCAAAAGGAGAAGAAAAAGGTGGCAATACTGCTATAATGAGAGCAAAAATTAAAAACGACTCTCTAATTGAAAAAGAATTGCTTTATAAAGCAGAACCAAATACTACTAAAGGTCAGCATTTTGGATCACGAATCCTTTTCGATAAAGAAGGTTATCTATATTTCTCTATTGGAGAACGTGGTAATCGTGACGAGAATCCACAAGATATAACTAGAGATGGTGGCAAAATATATCGATTAAACGATGATGGCTCAATACCAAACGACAATCCTTTTACAAACTCTAAAGGTGCTAAAAAAGCCATTTGGTCTTATGGACATCGCAATCCACAAGGCATGGAGCTACACCCAGAAACTCAAGACATCTGGACACACGAGCATGGACCTAAAGGAGGTGACGAAATAAATATAATAAGAAAAGGAAAAAACTACGGCTGGCCTGTTATTACCTATGGTAAAAACTATTCTGGCACTTCAATTACCGACGAAACTAAAAGGGAAGGCATGGAAGAGCCGCTTCATTATTGGGATCCATCTATTGCACCTAGTGGTCTGTCTTTTATTTCTTCGGATAAATATGGAGATTGGAAAGGTAGTTTATTAGTAGGTTCATTAAAATTTAGCTATTTAGATCGTTGTGAAATTAAAAACGGTAAAGTTGAAAAAGAAGAAAGGCTTCTCGCTGGTATTGGCAGAGTACGTTCTATAGAACAAGGTCCAGATGGTTATATTTACGTTGGTGTAGAAAACTTAGGCATTGTTAAATTGATAAGACATTAA
- a CDS encoding aldehyde dehydrogenase family protein: MKKAVLELGSNNTCIVLDDADLDKHLDVMAKARFSEFRTELYCC, encoded by the coding sequence ATAAAAAAAGCAGTTTTAGAGCTAGGCAGCAATAACACTTGCATTGTTTTAGATGATGCCGATTTAGATAAACACCTAGACGTCATGGCAAAAGCAAGATTTTCAGAATTCAGGACAGAGTTGTATTGCTGCTAA